In Proteus vulgaris, one DNA window encodes the following:
- a CDS encoding MFS transporter, protein MAKQQKWKVFFLLFVTMFLLGGIQNTKGLILEQVQHDISLNMSQVGSLITFFQIGFLIASLLTGYFTDKKGLKVMMFIGSLMMAVGLTGTSLAFNVMLFFGFYLVIGLGIGSMLVSIVTVIPTFYKEKAGMMFNVSNAMFGVGMIVTPLILQYLFSHSISWRTFYVGVAVIVAVIILVLSTLKIENSAQVDMKFSDFLELLTQKSLLLVILFITLYVAAEAAFLNFFPIFYTSMDIGNMSSAQKAETAAYVISSFAFLFTIGRFIGGFINLALGDRKTLILFSLFSLIAIIVSRIFVQDIVYLFMVFGFALSVLFPTAAAVATKLTSKSGSVMGLIYVASGLGGALAGSLIGQVSESYNVSVGFNLIIVFVALFFIISLFIREQKQ, encoded by the coding sequence ATGGCTAAACAACAAAAATGGAAAGTCTTTTTCCTTCTGTTTGTCACGATGTTTTTACTCGGTGGCATTCAAAATACAAAAGGGCTTATTCTCGAACAAGTTCAACATGATATTTCATTAAATATGAGCCAAGTTGGCTCATTAATTACCTTTTTCCAAATTGGTTTTTTAATTGCCAGTTTATTAACGGGTTATTTTACCGATAAGAAAGGGTTAAAAGTCATGATGTTTATTGGCTCACTGATGATGGCTGTTGGTTTAACAGGAACCAGCCTTGCTTTTAATGTGATGCTATTTTTTGGCTTTTATCTGGTTATTGGATTAGGTATTGGCTCGATGCTTGTCTCTATCGTTACCGTTATTCCGACTTTCTATAAAGAGAAAGCGGGCATGATGTTTAACGTCTCCAATGCAATGTTTGGCGTAGGGATGATTGTCACTCCGCTCATTTTACAATATCTATTTTCACACTCTATTTCATGGCGTACTTTTTATGTGGGTGTTGCCGTTATTGTTGCGGTCATTATTCTCGTATTGAGTACATTAAAAATAGAAAACAGTGCACAAGTCGATATGAAATTCAGTGACTTTTTAGAGTTACTGACACAAAAATCGCTATTATTGGTTATCTTATTTATTACGCTGTATGTTGCTGCTGAAGCCGCTTTCTTAAATTTCTTCCCTATTTTCTATACCTCTATGGATATTGGAAATATGAGTAGTGCGCAAAAAGCAGAAACAGCCGCTTATGTGATTTCCAGTTTTGCATTCTTATTTACTATTGGCCGTTTTATTGGTGGCTTTATTAACCTTGCATTGGGTGATCGCAAAACACTTATTCTATTTTCATTATTTTCTCTGATAGCCATTATTGTAAGCCGTATCTTTGTACAAGATATTGTTTATCTGTTTATGGTATTTGGTTTTGCATTATCAGTGCTGTTTCCAACAGCAGCCGCCGTTGCCACAAAATTAACCAGCAAAAGTGGCTCGGTGATGGGATTGATTTATGTTGCTTCTGGATTGGGTGGTGCGTTAGCAGGTTCATTAATTGGCCAAGTATCAGAAAGCTATAATGTTTCTGTTGGCTTTAACCTGATTATTGTATTTGTCGCCCTCTTCTTTATTATTTCTCTGTTTATTAGAGAACAAAAACAATAA
- a CDS encoding DksA/TraR family C4-type zinc finger protein has product MASGWANDSAVQEQIDATIDDAIARARNQMAQGESAEFCDECDEPISPARQKAVPGVRYCLNCQEAIDKKNNAFSGYNRRGSKDSQLR; this is encoded by the coding sequence ATGGCGAGTGGATGGGCTAATGATAGTGCTGTTCAAGAGCAAATAGATGCCACCATTGATGATGCAATTGCAAGAGCTCGCAACCAAATGGCACAAGGTGAAAGTGCAGAGTTTTGTGATGAATGTGATGAGCCAATCTCTCCAGCTCGGCAAAAAGCCGTTCCTGGCGTGCGTTATTGTTTAAACTGCCAAGAGGCAATTGATAAAAAAAATAATGCCTTTAGTGGATATAATCGCCGTGGTAGCAAAGATAGCCAACTCAGATAA
- a CDS encoding pyridoxal phosphate-dependent decarboxylase family protein, whose protein sequence is MKNQDLLGLSSANILNAEFEKKYHDVIAHFFSRDPKYWPIFQDKTIQSITQFRKTTTNDNDQLQRYSNGPQLFERLMADTQIQQHINYPENDPNELLMLVSTLCKNWENPLAVENVIAMPSDPGVYGSILGLMGNPNMVYCEYSGVADALEKVTIKKVAKLVGYDPDVASGVFTQGGTMCNLYGYLFGLRKSMPNSKHLGMAADQDYRIINSQGGHYSNMTNLALLGVDVDNKTIRIKVSEDNTINLEHLERELRACFTVKCKVPTIMLTTGTTDTFGVDDVKGVCELRDRLCEEFEIPVKPHVHVDAAVGWPIIFFLEYDFSSNPLAINDVTLEGLRQNVEKFKHLKYADSITIDFHKWGYVPYTSSLVLVKNGNDFVALENDPENFTYFEHELEGQTHLQSTIECTRSGVGIFGAYSAMHYMGIEGYQTIIAHCLQNANYMRHQLLEMGNAKVIVPQNQGPSVGFKLYDPNLVKDPNVAFDLELTCSTDKEAYDFMVHNTQWHRKLFLQRGREGLFTNWVDSIACSKYAKNNRYVYLPGEKAVFMNPNTERTHIDNFMKILTGMSQNMSSKKVAKI, encoded by the coding sequence GTGAAAAATCAAGATTTATTAGGTCTATCTTCTGCTAACATTCTAAACGCGGAATTTGAGAAGAAATACCACGACGTTATTGCTCACTTTTTCAGCCGAGATCCGAAGTATTGGCCGATATTTCAGGATAAAACAATCCAATCGATTACACAGTTTAGAAAAACAACAACTAATGATAATGACCAATTACAGCGTTATTCTAATGGGCCACAATTATTTGAACGTCTAATGGCGGATACGCAAATCCAGCAGCATATTAATTACCCAGAAAACGATCCTAATGAATTACTTATGTTAGTTTCAACACTGTGTAAAAACTGGGAAAATCCACTTGCAGTAGAAAACGTGATTGCAATGCCAAGCGACCCTGGTGTTTACGGTTCAATTTTAGGGTTAATGGGCAACCCTAATATGGTTTATTGCGAATATTCTGGTGTTGCGGATGCGCTAGAAAAAGTGACGATAAAAAAAGTCGCTAAATTAGTGGGATACGATCCTGATGTTGCCTCTGGCGTGTTCACTCAAGGTGGCACCATGTGTAACTTGTATGGTTATCTCTTTGGATTACGTAAATCGATGCCTAATTCTAAACATCTAGGTATGGCAGCAGATCAAGATTATCGCATCATAAACTCCCAAGGTGGTCACTATTCAAACATGACTAACCTTGCACTGTTGGGGGTTGATGTCGATAACAAAACTATCCGTATTAAAGTATCTGAAGATAACACCATTAATTTAGAGCACTTAGAGCGTGAATTGAGAGCGTGCTTTACTGTTAAATGCAAAGTACCAACTATCATGTTAACTACAGGAACAACAGACACCTTCGGTGTGGATGATGTGAAAGGGGTTTGTGAATTACGTGACCGCTTATGTGAAGAGTTTGAGATCCCTGTTAAGCCTCATGTACACGTTGATGCCGCAGTGGGTTGGCCGATTATCTTCTTCTTAGAATATGACTTCAGCAGTAATCCACTGGCAATTAATGATGTCACCTTAGAAGGTTTACGTCAGAACGTTGAGAAATTTAAACATCTGAAATATGCCGACTCTATTACTATCGACTTCCATAAATGGGGCTATGTGCCTTATACCTCAAGTTTAGTATTAGTGAAAAATGGCAATGACTTTGTAGCACTGGAAAACGATCCAGAAAACTTCACCTATTTTGAGCACGAATTAGAAGGGCAGACTCACTTACAATCCACTATTGAATGTACACGTAGTGGTGTGGGTATCTTTGGTGCTTATTCTGCAATGCACTATATGGGAATTGAAGGTTACCAAACCATCATTGCTCACTGTTTGCAAAACGCGAACTACATGCGCCATCAGTTGTTAGAGATGGGTAATGCAAAAGTGATCGTACCGCAAAACCAAGGTCCAAGTGTTGGTTTTAAACTGTATGATCCAAACTTAGTGAAAGACCCTAATGTTGCCTTTGATTTAGAGTTAACGTGCTCTACAGATAAAGAAGCATATGACTTTATGGTTCATAACACGCAATGGCATAGAAAACTTTTCTTACAACGTGGTAGAGAAGGATTATTTACTAACTGGGTAGATTCTATTGCCTGCTCGAAATATGCGAAAAATAACCGTTACGTTTATCTTCCAGGTGAAAAAGCGGTATTTATGAATCCAAATACGGAACGTACACATATTGATAATTTTATGAAAATATTAACCGGAATGAGTCAAAATATGAGCTCAAAAAAGGTTGCGAAAATCTAA